Proteins from a single region of Theobroma cacao cultivar B97-61/B2 chromosome 10, Criollo_cocoa_genome_V2, whole genome shotgun sequence:
- the LOC18586528 gene encoding uncharacterized protein LOC18586528: MENIRHFSHPHELVFNDEEQSDQSEVRCSACLESLLGRPSFGCEECEFYLHKKCAEAPLEISHSPFHRKHPTLTLALTSLSCDMCEEDRLMFNYCCTSCLASLDIKCALRLHNIDEDFCELKYVSHEHPLAFIANPKDELQKADCLWCQKPVIDSLYVCLECRFFLHKQCAQLPTQLDHPCHRKHLLYIEDDKLVCTQCEKDHWSLFYSCLPCNFHIDIDCVRSKPRSFIEVSTDHEHSFTPLLRHDPFVCDACGTKGNYFSYICTTCHVMVHKKCTSLPHIINITRHHHYILHNYYFQKKDLESHDCGICLTEVKIEYGNYKCLKQDCNFVAHVNCALEEGMYDIIDHVNDQDKECSERFATNSAITRVIEMNQHGEATKIKHCSHEHDLTLGNEIKKDDGKNCDACMLSISTSFFYCPECEFLLHKTCAELSKKKHLWFHRYPTTLDLADIFRCNRCNRVCSGFVYKSDKWSSTNFCLRCATISHIFKCQGHKHSLFFDFKFEGRCNACGVTCYDGAYKCKDCTTFALDFACVTLPQEIRYKCDTHFLELTFHDENDDPEQHYCDICEEKRDPNRWFYQCATCNNSVHPKCVLGKRPFMKIKIGITFPYMVHPHYHPLIFVKKSYDTCSLCCQPCQDVALECVVCTPNYTIHYDCWGR; encoded by the coding sequence atggaGAACATTCGACATTTTAGCCATCCACATGAATTGGTGTTCAATGATGAAGAGCAGAGTGATCAAAGTGAAGTTCGCTGCTCAGCTTGTTTGGAATCGTTATTGGGCCGCCCAAGTTTTGGCTGTGAAGAATGCGAGTTTTACCTCCATAAAAAATGTGCCGAGGCACCTCTCGAAATTAGTCATTCTCCTTTTCATCGTAAGCACCCTACTCTTACACTTGCGCTGACGTCCCTTTCCTGCGATATGTGCGAGGAAGACCGTTTGATGTTTAATTATTGTTGCACTTCTTGCCTTGCTAGCCTTGACATTAAATGTGCTTTACGATTGCATAACATTGATGAAGATTTCTGTGAGCTCAAATATGTTAGTCATGAACATCCATTGGCCTTCATTGCAAATCCCAAAGATGAACTCCAAAAAGCTGATTGTCTTTGGTGTCAGAAACCAGTGATAGACTCCCTATATGTTTGTCTTGAGTGTAGATTTTTCCTTCATAAACAATGTGCTCAGTTACCCACTCAACTTGATCACCCTTGTCATCGCAAACACCTTCTTTATATTGAAGATGATAAGCTTGTTTGTACGCAATGTGAGAAGGATCATTGGAGTTTGTTTTACAGTTGTCTCCCTTGCAATTTTCACATTGACATCGATTGTGTTCGGTCGAAGCCAAGGTCCTTTATTGAAGTTAGTACTGACCATGAGCACTCATTCACTCCATTGTTAAGGCATGATCCATTCGTTTGTGATGCATGTGGCACTAAgggaaattatttttcttatatatgtACTACATGCCACGTTATGGTCCATAAAAAATGCACTTCATTGCCACACATCATCAATATAACACGACATCATCATTATATTTTGCACAACTattactttcaaaaaaaagatCTTGAAAGCCATGACTGTGGAATTTGTCTCACTGAAGTGAAAATAGAGTATGGCAATTACAAGTGTTTGAAGCAAGATTGCAATTTTGTTGCCCATGTGAATTGTGCATTGGAGGAGGGGATGTATGATATAATTGATCATGTGAATGATCAAGATAAGGAGTGTAGTGAAAGGTTTGCTACAAATTCTGCCATCACTCGTGTCATTGAAATGAACCAACATGGAGAAGCCACAAAGATAAAGCACTGCAGCCATGAACATGACTTAACATTAGGCAACGAGATCAAGAAAGATGATGGTAAAAATTGTGATGCGTGCATGTTGTCCATCTCaacttcctttttttattgtcCAGAATGCGAGTTCCTTCTTCACAAAACCTGTGCTGAATTATCCAAGAAAAAACATCTTTGGTTTCATCGATATCCCACCACCCTTGATTTAGCGGACATTTTCAGGTGTAATAGGTGTAATCGTGTTTGCAGTGGTTTTGTTTACAAGAGTGACAAATGGTCTAGCACTAATTTCTGTCTAAGGTGTGCTACAATTTCTCATATCTTCAAATGTCAAGGACACAAACACTCTctcttttttgattttaaattcgaAGGGCGATGCAACGCTTGTGGTGTCACTTGCTACGATGGTgcatacaaatgcaaagattGCACTACTTTTGCTTTGGATTTTGCATGTGTTACACTACCACAAGAAATTCGGTACAAGTGTGATACACACTTTTTAGAACTTACTTTTCATGATGAGAATGATGATCCAGAACAACATTATTGTGATATatgtgaagaaaaaagagatcCAAACCGTTGGTTTTATCAATGTGCAACTTGTAACAACTCTGTTCATCCGAAATGTGTTCTCGGAAAACGTCCATTTATGAAGATCAAGATTGGGATCACTTTCCCATATATGGTTCACCCACACTATCATCCTctcatttttgtcaaaaagaGTTATGACACCTGCTCTCTCTGTTGTCAACCTTGTCAAGATGTAGCTCTTGAATGTGTAGTTTGCACACCCAACTACACCATCCACTACGATTGTTGGGGTCGGTGA